From the genome of Dermacentor andersoni chromosome 3, qqDerAnde1_hic_scaffold, whole genome shotgun sequence:
AGTTATACAGAATATCTTATAGGGCATGAAACTATCTACAAAAGTAAAGCATTTTAATTCATGTTTGAATATATTGAAAGATGACGTCAGTTTAAGTGAATGGTCATACCATATTTTTAATGCTGAAAACGAGGTTGTTATTTTTTCATGGTTGATGTTACATTTAGGTAGTAAAAAGTAGAAATTATGCGCAAGCCTAGTGTGGTTGGCATTAGCGAGTAATCTGCAGTCCACAAATTCGTGAGCAAGCTGCTTGTTAGGTAATTTAAAAAGGAGAATACCTAAATTATACTTAAACAAGCCAGATACAGGTAGTATAAGATTAGCCTGGAGTAGCGGGAGAGCATTTGAGTAAAAGGAACACTTGGTGTTTATGCGAATAGCCTGGTTCTGTATGTGTTGAATAGACGAGAGGTGGCAGTTATATGTGTTTGCCAAGGAAGCAACACCGTAGTTTatatgactatgaatgaacgcaaagtataAAGATAATAATGCGTGTTCTGAAAAGAATGTACGTGATTTAATGAGTGCTCTTATGCTGAAAGCTGTCTTTTTAACAAACGCAATATGATTAGTAAACTTCAAGTTAGGATTTAATTTTATGCCATCACCCAGTTCGCTGCAGAAATATGGCGACTATCGAGGGTTACTTGGGGGATACACAGCACCATCCTCTGCTTTGTTTTAAATATAATGAACTGAGTTTTGAGAGGCTTTAAAGTTAAATGGTTTAACTGACACCATTCTACAAGTTTGGCTAGTTCATTGCTCAGTTTAAAGAGTAAGGTTGTTCAAGACTTATCCGACATGGAAatagtggtatcatcagcatGTAGGATTTCATTAGAAAGGTTAAGAACATCAGGCAAATCGCTAATGTATATGCAAGACAACAAGTGTCCCAGTATTAAGCCCTGTGGTACCCTTTGAGTGATAACTTTTGACTCGGAATAAGCGCCCCTTACACAGACTGTTTGCTCATGGTCATGTAAGTAAGGTTTTAGAAAGTTAAAGCTGGACCTGTTATACCTAAATATTCTAGTATGGTAAATAAATTGGTATGATTAACAGCGCCAAAAGCTTTAGTAAAACCTAAAAATACTTAGCCAACAAATTTACCGCTGTCTACAGAACACCTTATACAATCGGTTAATTCTATAAAAGCTAAGCTGGTCGAACTGCCAGGACGGAAACCGAATTGGCAAGATTTCAACAATTTAAACCTTGTTAGGCAGCTGTTTACACGTCTCAGGAATAATTTTTGATAAGGTTACTAATGGAGGAAAAAATAGAGATTGGGCGATAATTGCCCATATGAGTTACGTCAAGTCGGGTCGAAAAAGAAAGGGGCTCTTTGAAAGGGAAGAAGTGTCACCGTCTCCCCGGACTTTTCGTGTGTACGTCATGCAAGGTGTTTTGCCTTTTTGGGCTAAGCCGACAAGATCCGAAAGGACACTCAACACTTCAATCATTCAATCATTCACTTTCATTCAACAATTCACCttcattcaacacaagctgattaaataatcaagactaattatgcaattaagcgaAATGAGAAAATTAATTTGAGTATTTCCaagagacggcaaacaacattaccttggttctgttcgactacgtgacattcgcatattttttaacactggctaaaattagctgggacacctcgTATAATTCAGCACGCACAACACTAAGCCATCAGAATATTAACGTTCAGTTCATATCACAACAGTGACCTTTCGTTGTTTCACAATTTCATATGCCCTCAATTCTCACCAACTGAAACGCCATCTTGCAGCTATTCTGTTTAGGTCAGTGAATCATCTTGCACCATCAAGTGTATTTAGCATGGTTCTTCTAGCAATAATCCTAGACAAGATTTGCGCCAGATAGAAATAATTTTACCGCCTGTAATACGGACTAATTATAATGGATGTACTGCATATTTTAGCACTTTATCTGTTTTGAACGCTACCAACTTACATTAAACACTGTTCATCACTTGGCTGCATCTAAAAGAATTATTATTTTCTTAGTTATTGAATTATCAAGGTTTTCATTTATCTCGCTAGAATATTGTTCGCTGCTTTCGGTTATTTCTTGCCTATTTCTGCGTTAATCTACCGGTTCTAGTAAAACTAGCTTACAGCTGTTATAATATGCCGTTTTGGCGACTATTCCGTGACCCTTTACAGCAAGTCGACCCCCTTACAGCCTATAGTGCGATCGGATTTCGTCCTGTATACTTCTTTGCACGGTGTCTTGCGCTATGAACCTATCACACTTAATATATTCTGATTCTGAACATTCAGCAGCGCTCAACGCGCATgagcactttcttttctttctttctttttttttttcttttttcgttgtcgTTTTACTACCGGGGCATGGCACTACCTTGCCTGTAAGGGAATTCTCAGAATATCAAGTGTGCGCAGTTGAAGAATTTCTTGAGTATATAGCATCACACGCACAGGCCTGTTTGTTGCCTAATCAGTCCTTGACTGGCCCCTCAGGCCTGAACGGCTATCACCAGAGATCGATGCATCACTCCGCGTCACGTCAGGGTGTAAATGAAATATATTTCGCTCAAGTAAGTTCGCGGTTGATGCTCAAAAACGTGGCTTCCCCGTAGTTTCTGATTCTCCTTAGTTCCGAGCCCTAATGAACCCGTATGAACCGGTTCAACCCGTTCCGGACCGCTATATTTTTGCTCCAGAGATGAGCCTGCGCCGAACTGGAAAATATTAAGCAACTTCAAGTCTGAACCCGAAAGCGAACAAAACCCGAAAATTTTTCGGTTCACCCTGCCCTGGCTCTACCGCTGTTGTCTCCGAAATTATAGTTCGCCGTTGCCTTTCAGCATCGTAGCCGTCTGCGTGAGTTGATAAGGGTATAGGGCACTTTTGTTCAACTGGCTGAAAAAACGAAGCCGATGCAGTTATAAAAGCTGGAGTTGGAAACGTTTAAAACACATAagagcgcgcagaaaaaaaagaaaaaagtttccgtcgagccggattcgaaccagcgacctatggatGTCCATAGTACTCAACTGctacagtccaccgctctaccaactgagctatcgacggaGACACGAACGGCGATCTTAATTTGTCAGGTGTATCCCGACAAGAAAATGTTCTGCTTTTTTTATAATACAGTTGTATCATTTGTCTGGTATGAGGTTTCGATCACAGCTGCTTTTGCGGCAGGCTTTGCCACGGCGATTCAATGAGCCTTCGTTCCCTAGGAGTAACCACACAATTCGTAGTTAGGTCAACGTGCACACATTTTCATACGGTGAAAACAGAGGTCGGTCCGTTCAGCTTGTTAGTTATAGGATTCGTGCAGTCAATGTCTTACGCAGCGAGTTATACGTGGAACCACCTACATCTTGCTGTCTTAAAGCATTGTTTGATTCCTTCCAAACGCTACGCACTCAACAACTTGCACACAACAATAGCGCTCGACGCGCACAGCCAGGGTTCGAATGAGGCTTTTCGGTTAATAGGAACTGAAGAGAAATATTTCAACCTATAAGAAAACCCTACTATAGTCTACAAAGAGCTTATTCCATAGCTGAGTTACCTAATATACTCTACCCAACGCCTCCTATAATATCTCTACCCATAGCCGTGGCTTTGACTTTAGGCGCCCTCTCCTTTTAAATATACAAACTAAACGTCGCAAAGTAATAGCCTCCGAGATAATAAACGTGAGCATGGGCGGGCTCTGCTTGTAATACAAAAGCTGCGCCCGAAACTGAGCCTCAGAGACGGACAATACGTCGTCGCACGGCGCCAATTTCAAGCCGCGTTTCGATTACGTTATTGGTACCTCCAGTTACAGCCAAAATAGCAAATAGCGTGCCTATGAACGCCTTGCTAAAGACGTGCTATTTGCAGTGCTTGTTTCTAGCGTAAAATAACAAATATGTATTAACTTTTTATCATCCCGTGTATACACCACCTCGAAGGTACTAGGCTTGGTTTTCAGATGATACTGCTTTAAGCAGACCTCAAGAAGAGGAGAACTTTATGTGTGTATGCATTTCGCGTGCTTATGTTCTTGCGATTTAGGTTTGACTGCTTTTCCTCTTCAACACTAAATGTGCAGCTGGGAGTACAAAGATGAAAAGAATAAAGGTGATATTGTTTTCTTGGTGTTTTATGCCGTACTCGAATCCTGTAGCTTTTTGTTTGCAAGCGATTTTAATTGAACTTGCATCATGGATACTTTTGTGAATAAAGAATGTGTAAATCTGGAGAGTAATAAGTGCGATTCGCAGAAAATTTAGCTTCaggctttcttgtttttcttgtgtgtgcACATTTTCTCAAATTACCAGATGAAGCGCACGTCACATAATTAGTGTTTGTATAATCTATTACATAGCAATTAGCCGCTGTAGCCGTGTAGGCTAAATGTACTTCAGTGTAAGAGATGTACGGCAACAAAATTTTCCATGAACAATATTAGCGTAACacctaatagtttttttttacaatttaaaAGTAGAAAGCACAATATGTTAGATTTTTTCTTTGAACAAGAATAACAAGGAAAGCGATACAAAAATACTGCCGTTTCATCATTTGCGCTTCCACGTGTCAGCCCCTCCGTCTCGGAAAATACTTACGCAGTCACTGGCGGTGCCTATACATAAACTCCACAGTACGAAATTACGTGAAAAATAAGACGAAAGCAGAAACACTCACATCTACATCGCAGAAGCCTAAGGCAATCCTGCacaacatggcctccgagatcacgtTCACAGAACACGTTCAATACGTGATCTCCGAGTTCTTGCGCAATTCTCGCAGAAGGTAGAGCCGCTTTGGGACCTAAATCTTGGGCCAGTTTTGTCAACTCTATGGTTTCATTTTCTTAAAGGCTAGAAATGTTGGTATTTATCGCAGCACATTCTCACACGTGACACATGTCAGTGTCGAAATGCGGTTATGTTAAAGGGTCCTGGGAAACAATCCCCGAGCTGGAAAATTAGTTACATAGTGGCTGGTGTGTGCTTGCCTACAGTGAACATATTTCGAAATGATATTTTGAAATTGTGTAAAAAATATCAAATTTAAAGGcgtgagaaagagaaagaaaggtgaaGTGAGAAGGTAAGGAAAAGCTACTACTAGACCAACACTACCTGACTATATAGCCATGACGgcggttaagaggaagctttagctcgggcccaactccgacgcggcctattcaaatacatgtaaaacgcaaaaacgtttttctgagataacccctggaccgattttaatgaaatttgttgcatttgaaagagaaagttaaattctagtgactgttggaagcggaatttcgattcagggcttgaattttcttaaatcgattttcagatatttgaccgtttgaaagaaatggaaagcacgaagtttacaaattcatagctctgcatcaagaactgatatcgcggttctgtaaacggcatccattggatcattcaaagcggacaaactcaatatgtcattttacatcttacgtgaatttgttacgtcggttacaacggttttgcaaaagttgtatttccctatgattaaatattttttatattcatgtgtaacacatcaattttgtccgctttagatgtactattagatgcaattcacggaattgtattatcatgtttagtggtttagttacagagtcgtaaacttgatagtttcgttttttgaaaattttcgatttttggcaatttttaataaaacattcacaacctaactcaaaaattcgaaaccaacagtcactagattttaagtttgtcttttaaatgcaacaaacctcgtcaaatttggtgcagtggttgccgagaaaaacgaattctccttttacatgtatttagataggagcacccgagctaaagcttcctctttagataggagcactcgagctaaagcttcctcttaagaggaagctttagctcgggtgctcctatctaaatacatgtaaaaggagaattcgtttttctcggcaaccactgcaccaaatttgacggggtttgctgcatttaaaagaaaagcttaaaatctagtgactgttggtttcgaattttcgatttaggtcgtcaaatttttataaacatttggcgaaaatcgcaaattttcagaagacgaaactatcaagtttaaaactccgtaactcagcaagaaaaaatgatatcgcaattctgtgaattgtacctgatagcacatctaaagcggacaaaacagatatgttacacatgaaccttaAAAAaaggagtaatgtgtaattacaacttttgcagaaccttcgtaaacaacgtaacaaattcacgtaagatataaactgacacatcaaatttgtccgctttgaatggtctaatggatgccgtttacagaatcgcgatatctgttcttgatgcagagctattagcttgtaaacttcgtgcttctatttttttcaaacgtctgaatttttgaaaatccttttaacaatattaaagccctaaatcaaaattccgcttccaacagtcactagaatttaactttctctctcaaatgcaacaaatttcattaaaatcggtccaggggttgtaACGAGCGCCAGTAACGACACGTACACCAAGGCGAGTGCTGAACAAAGACTGACTTTATTGCAACGCACGCCGACGACTCGAGAGCGCGCAACAGCCTCTTGGGAGCTCAGGGTTGCCGGCTGGGCAATGCGCTCCCGCTAGGCTGGGCTACGTTACACCTCCCTCACTCCCACGTGAGGGTCCAGGTTCTTGCTCGAAGTTCTCATCGTAAGTTAGACGCACTCGCGGGTTCCTTGCCCGCACAGGGCGGCGCATGGGAGTTGCTGCGTCGTGCAGGCCAGAGGCTGGTGGACGTTCTGGGGTGCCTGCAGGGCTTGTTTCTTGGCCGCTGCCATTAGCTTTCTGAGGATGGTGGGGGCTGCCCGCTGTGTCACTAGGCGAGTGGAACGGCTCTGCCGTCCGCAGGATGTGCTGCCGATTTCGACGCAGTAGGCTCCCGTCTTCGGTTTCCATCAAATATGATCGTGGTGTGACCTGCCGCGTTACTCTGGCTCTGCTAGTCCAACCCTGATCTTCTAAAAGGCGAGCCGTGTCTCCTGTCCTGAGTGGCGGTAGTTCCGGCCTTGGCCGGTGCCTTTGTGTCTGCTTCTTCACCTCGGTTGCCTGAGGGGTGGAGAAGTCTGGAAGACGGCCTCGAAGTTGTCTTCCCATCAGCAGCTGCGCAGGGCTCCTTCCATCCTCTAGTGGCGATGACCTGTAGTTTAGAAGTCCAAGCCACAGAGGCTCATTAGCATGCTTTGTTTTCTTCAGGAGTCTTTTGAACACTTGTACTCCTTTCTCAGCTAGCCCATTTGCCCTTGGAAACCTCGGACTCGAAACCACGTGTCGAAAGTCGCATAGCTTGGCAAACTCTAGGAACTCCCTCGAGGAGAACTGCGGTCCCCCATCCGTGCACACTTCTAAAGGTATCCCATGCCTGGCAAACCACATTTCCAGTTTCTGGATGACTTGGTGGCTCGTTGTTTGAGTCAGCTGTTCTACTTCTGGGTAGTTTGAGTGAGCGTCATAGCCCACTAAGTAGTGCACTCCCGCATGCTCACACAGGTCCAACCCTATTCTTGACCACGGCGACAAAGGGACAGGCTTCATTAGCACTGGCTCTGATGGCTGCCGATACGCATAGCGACAGAAGTCTCACATTTTGACGTTTTTTCCTCAATGTCATTTTGCATAGCCGGCCAATACATTAGGGCTCTAGCTCTCGCCTTTGCCTTGTTCACCCCGAGGTGCCCCTCGTGCACGCGGTCCAGCATTTCTTTCCGTAGCTTCTTAGGTATTATTACTTTAGCGCCTCTCATAAGGATACCATTCACAACCGACAACTCTGCTGCCACCGGCGATAACTGCCCTTGAATGGCCTCACGATTCTCGAGAGCGGTCATCACTTGCCTGAGGTCTTCATCTTCAGCCGTCGCTGCCTGCAGCCTCTTTACCATGGCGTCACTGACGAGGGATGAAAGTACGTTCACAGCATGTATGGCTACATCTTCATATTCCTCTGCCCGAGTTGAGTCTGGTGGGATCCGCAGACGCGACAGCGCATCCGCCAGTAGGAGCTGCTTTCCAGGCACgaactgcagggtgaagtcgaactgCATCAGACGCAAGAAAAAACGCTGAACACGAGGGGGCATTTCATTCAGTCCCATTTTCGCAATAGCTAGAAGGGGCTGATGGTCTGTTTCTATGGTGAGATGAGACCCCACGATGAATTCTCTGAAGCGTTCGCAGCCGAATGTTATTCCTAGTGCCTCCTTCTCAATTTGAGAATACCGGGTTTCCGCTTGCGTTAGAACACGCGAGGCATACGCCACCGGTCTCCAACCCCCCTCATGTAGCTGGAGGAGAGCAGCACCCAAGGCAAAGTTGGACGCATCGGTTGACACTTTAGTGGGCCTCTGAGTGTCAAAAATGGCCAACAAGGGGGCAGAGGATAGCATGCCGCACAAGTTTTTCCATTCCTTGTCATGCGCCTCTGTCCACTCGAATTCACTGTCCTTCCTCACGAGGGAGCGTAGCATGTGTGTTTTTTCAGACAGACAAGGCAAAAACTTTCCGAAATAGTTGACTGCGCCTAGGAGTCTTTGCACCTCCTGTTTGCACGTGGGTGAGGGCATGCTCGCTACGCATCGCACCAGATCCGGATCGGGCCGTATTCCTTCTTTAGAGAGGACATCCCCTAGGAACTTGATCTTGTCAGCGGCCACTACACACTTCTCCGGGTTAAGGGTAAAGCCTGCAGTCTCAATTGCTCTGAGCGCCGCCTTCAGTCGGGCGTCGTGCTCCTCCCTGGTTGCTCCCCATACTAAGATGTCATCTATGTAGACTCGCACCCCCGGGAGGTTGTCCAGGGCATCACTCATGGCTTTCTGAAAAACCTCCGGCGCTGAACTCAGCCCAAATGGAAGCCTCAGGAACCGGTACctgccaaacggcgtgctaaaCGTGCAAATGCAGGACGTATAGTCATCTAGAGGTATCTGGTAGAAGCCTCTATTAGCGTCCAGTTTGCTAAAATACCTGGCTCCGGCCAGCTCTGCCTCAATATCCTCTCTTCGGGGCAGCTCGTAGTGCTCCCTTCGGATACCCTCATTCACACGCCGCGGGTCCATGCACACTCTTAATCTCCCATTTTTCTTAGTTACGACGACAAGCGGGCTTACCCAATCAGTTGGGTCCTGCATCCGAGTTATAATGCCCTCCGCCTCCATGCGGTCCAACTCCTGGCGCAGGGGCTCCTTCAGTGCGTGTGGCACCCTCCTCGATGGTAGCGCTATAGGTCGCGCATCGTCTTTCAGGCTGATCCTGTATTTCCGCCTCGTACATCCTAGGCCACGGAATAGAGCGGGAAACTCTTCAATAATCCGCTGCTTGTCCATTCCTTCCTCTTGTGACACTGACCGGACTCGTGCTATAAAGTCGAATTTCTCACATGCCTCAAGGCCGAGTAATGCCTGTTTGCCCTTCTTCACCACATAGAAAACCAGCTGTTCGCATTTATCGCCCACTTGAAGAGGCAGCACCGTTGTACCAACATGCTGTATAGCATTGCCTCCATAGCCTGAAAGAACAGTCTGGCTGGGGCGCAACGGTGGCTTTCGCTTGAGTCTCCG
Proteins encoded in this window:
- the LOC126538920 gene encoding uncharacterized protein; the protein is MKPVPLSPWSRIGLDLCEHAGVHYLVGYDAHSNYPEVEQLTQTTSHQVIQKLEMWFARHGIPLEVCTDGGPQFSSREFLEFAKLCDFRHVVSSPRFPRANGLAEKGVQVFKRLLKKTKHANEPLWLGLLNYRSSPLEDGRSPAQLLMGRQLRGRLPDFSTPQATEVKKQTQRHRPRPELPPLRTGDTARLLEDQGWTSRARVTRQVTPRSYLMETEDGSLLRRNRQHILRTAEPFHSPSDTAGSPHHPQKANGSGQETSPAGTPERPPASGLHDAATPMRRPVRARNPRVRLTYDENFEQEPGPSRGSEGGVT